One Echinicola strongylocentroti DNA window includes the following coding sequences:
- a CDS encoding glycoside hydrolase family 95 protein — protein MKNQWITNFKHCFPIIIALIGLQNVCFGQGNQEGENVKSDRRLSLWYEQPATEWTKALPIGNGRLGAMVYGGIQMEHLQLNEETLWNGGPHSYDNPEAYQYLKEVRGLLEQGEYIQAEDTAQKMLGSPSKQMAYQPFGDLFLMFPQGEKAKNYRHELDLASAVSTVSYDIGPTHYTRKVFASHPDESIVMRVEGEGEGQVTFDLLLTSPHPSSTSVDEHGLLVMKGQLGPREERGLIGPWEGEGIEFAAKVKVLAEGGEVVSQGEKISVRDADAVTLVYVAATSFESYDDVSGDPVQKVNDDLSAVDGKSYDDLYQRHIKEYSEVFNRVSIDLGGPEEGDDVPTDQRLHKVIDGGTDPLLAEKIFQYGRYLMIAGSRPGSQPLNLQGIWNGTINPPWASKYTININIQMNYWVAEVCNLSEFHEPLLNMVDELQGPGSTTAEVHYRANGWVTHHNTDLWRGTAPVDGAQWGMWPMGGAWLCQHLWEHYLYTGDREFLKKAYPIMKGAATFFFDALVENEEGYLITSPSISPEHSHGGTTADGLSVGRDGTSLCAGPTMDTQILNDLFANCVRASEILGEDKKFRHQVERTRARLAPMKVGRYGQLQEWQSDWDNPDDPHSHVSHLYGLYPSSQINPSKTPVLFDAARTSLIQRGFNDGWPGAWRISLWARVGDGNNAHKSLNDYVIPGLSESLLNNGRVFQIDANFGATAGIAEMLLQSHDGAVNLLPALPDVWDKGKVEGLQARGGFVIESMTWKDGQLEEAVIKSTLGGNCRVKASNELVLASGQSLKLAKGNNKNEFYQIPAIKEPVIADRSALQGYSVPETTAYDIPTEKGEIIRLERK, from the coding sequence ATGAAGAATCAATGGATTACGAATTTCAAGCATTGTTTTCCTATCATCATTGCCTTGATTGGCCTTCAGAACGTTTGTTTTGGCCAAGGGAATCAGGAAGGAGAAAATGTAAAGAGCGATCGCCGTTTGTCACTGTGGTACGAACAGCCAGCCACAGAGTGGACCAAAGCCCTTCCTATAGGGAATGGTCGACTTGGAGCCATGGTGTATGGCGGGATCCAAATGGAGCACTTGCAGCTGAATGAGGAAACGCTATGGAATGGCGGACCGCATAGTTATGATAATCCAGAAGCCTATCAATACCTTAAGGAAGTGAGGGGATTATTGGAACAGGGTGAATATATCCAAGCTGAAGATACAGCCCAAAAAATGCTCGGGTCACCTTCCAAGCAGATGGCCTATCAGCCATTTGGAGATTTGTTTTTGATGTTTCCGCAAGGTGAAAAAGCAAAAAACTACCGTCATGAGCTTGATTTGGCGTCGGCAGTGAGTACTGTTTCCTATGATATCGGCCCCACCCACTATACCAGGAAGGTGTTTGCCTCCCATCCCGATGAGTCGATTGTCATGCGGGTAGAGGGGGAAGGCGAGGGACAGGTTACCTTTGATCTATTACTTACCAGTCCGCATCCATCCTCCACCTCAGTGGATGAGCATGGCCTGTTAGTGATGAAAGGCCAGTTGGGTCCCCGTGAAGAAAGAGGGCTGATAGGTCCTTGGGAAGGAGAGGGAATCGAATTTGCCGCTAAGGTAAAAGTCTTGGCCGAAGGAGGAGAGGTGGTCTCACAAGGAGAAAAAATATCCGTCAGGGATGCCGATGCAGTGACCTTGGTATATGTGGCGGCCACCAGTTTTGAAAGCTATGATGATGTAAGCGGAGACCCTGTGCAGAAGGTCAATGATGATTTATCGGCAGTAGACGGAAAGTCCTATGACGATTTATATCAAAGGCACATTAAAGAATATTCAGAGGTGTTTAACAGGGTTTCTATTGACCTTGGTGGTCCAGAGGAAGGGGATGATGTCCCTACAGATCAAAGACTTCACAAAGTGATCGACGGAGGAACGGATCCATTGCTGGCAGAAAAGATCTTCCAATATGGCCGTTACTTAATGATAGCTGGATCCAGACCAGGTTCGCAGCCATTGAACCTTCAGGGGATTTGGAATGGGACGATTAACCCTCCTTGGGCCAGTAAGTACACGATCAATATCAATATCCAGATGAATTATTGGGTAGCTGAGGTGTGTAATTTGAGTGAGTTCCATGAGCCTTTACTGAACATGGTGGATGAGTTACAGGGGCCCGGAAGCACTACAGCCGAGGTACATTATCGTGCCAATGGCTGGGTGACTCACCATAATACAGACCTCTGGCGTGGTACGGCTCCCGTGGATGGTGCGCAGTGGGGAATGTGGCCCATGGGAGGAGCATGGCTTTGCCAGCACTTATGGGAGCATTACCTATATACGGGAGATCGTGAGTTTCTCAAGAAAGCCTATCCCATCATGAAGGGAGCGGCCACTTTCTTTTTTGATGCATTGGTAGAAAATGAGGAGGGATACCTGATTACTTCTCCTTCTATTTCACCAGAGCATAGCCATGGGGGCACCACAGCCGATGGCCTAAGTGTGGGACGGGATGGCACCTCGCTTTGTGCTGGTCCTACCATGGATACCCAGATCTTGAATGACCTGTTTGCCAATTGTGTGAGGGCATCTGAAATATTGGGAGAGGACAAGAAGTTTAGGCATCAGGTCGAACGAACAAGAGCCAGGTTGGCTCCAATGAAAGTGGGCCGCTACGGTCAGCTTCAGGAGTGGCAGTCCGATTGGGACAATCCTGATGATCCCCATTCCCATGTTTCACACTTGTACGGACTTTATCCAAGTAGCCAAATAAACCCTTCCAAAACGCCCGTTCTTTTTGATGCAGCGCGGACTTCGTTGATCCAGCGTGGCTTTAATGATGGCTGGCCCGGGGCTTGGAGGATTTCTCTATGGGCCAGGGTAGGAGATGGCAATAACGCCCACAAATCCCTCAATGACTATGTCATCCCAGGATTGTCCGAAAGTTTGCTCAACAACGGTAGGGTGTTCCAGATAGACGCTAATTTTGGAGCGACCGCAGGGATAGCCGAAATGTTGCTTCAGAGCCATGATGGGGCTGTCAACTTATTACCTGCCTTGCCAGATGTGTGGGATAAAGGCAAAGTCGAAGGGCTACAGGCCAGGGGCGGTTTTGTCATCGAGTCCATGACTTGGAAAGATGGTCAGCTCGAGGAAGCAGTGATCAAATCAACACTTGGTGGCAATTGTAGGGTGAAAGCATCCAACGAGCTGGTTTTAGCAAGTGGCCAATCCCTGAAACTGGCCAAAGGCAACAATAAGAATGAGTTTTATCAAATTCCAGCTATAAAAGAACCGGTGATAGCCGATCGCTCGGCCCTACAAGGCTATTCTGTCCCAGAAACCACTGCATATGATATACCTACCGAAAAGGGTGAAATAATCAGGTTGGAGAGGAAGTAA